A stretch of Pseudomonas taetrolens DNA encodes these proteins:
- a CDS encoding trimeric intracellular cation channel family protein, with protein MLLMLYLVAITAEAMTGALSAGRRGMDWFGVVLIACVTALGGGSVRDVLLGHYPLTWVKHPEYLVLTTFAALVTIFIAPLMRHLRSLFLVLDALGLVAFTLIGCMTALEMGQGMLVASVSGVITGVFGGILRDIFCNDIPLIFRRELYASVSFAAAWCFLLCTWLEMPNEQAILVTLFGGLLLRLLAIRFNWEMPKFVYNDEH; from the coding sequence ATGTTGCTGATGCTCTATTTAGTTGCCATTACCGCAGAAGCCATGACCGGCGCGCTGTCAGCCGGGCGTCGAGGCATGGACTGGTTCGGGGTGGTGCTGATTGCGTGTGTCACGGCGCTGGGCGGCGGTTCAGTACGCGATGTGTTGCTGGGGCATTACCCGCTGACGTGGGTGAAGCACCCGGAATACCTGGTGCTGACGACCTTTGCCGCGCTGGTGACGATCTTTATCGCGCCACTGATGCGCCATTTGCGCTCGCTGTTTTTGGTGCTCGATGCACTGGGGCTGGTGGCGTTTACGCTGATTGGCTGCATGACTGCCCTGGAAATGGGCCAAGGCATGCTGGTGGCTTCGGTCAGCGGGGTCATTACCGGTGTGTTCGGCGGCATCTTGCGAGACATCTTTTGCAACGATATCCCATTGATCTTTCGCCGTGAACTCTATGCCAGCGTGTCCTTCGCTGCCGCGTGGTGCTTCCTGCTCTGCACCTGGCTTGAAATGCCCAACGAACAGGCGATTCTCGTCACCTTGTTCGGCGGCCTGCTGCTGCGCTTGCTGGCGATCCGCTTCAACTGGGAAATGCCCAAGTTCGTCTACAACGACGAGCACTAG
- the orn gene encoding oligoribonuclease gives MNNAQNLIWIDLEMTGLDPDNDVIIEMATIVTDSNLNTLAEGPVIAIHHSDEVLARMDEWNTRTHGGSGLTQRVKDSTTSMAEAEAQTIAFLEQWVPKGKSPICGNSICQDRRFLYTHMKTLESYFHYRNLDVSTLKELVARWAPEVRDSLVKKGTHLALDDIRESIAELQHYRKHFIKF, from the coding sequence ATGAACAACGCGCAGAACCTGATCTGGATCGACTTGGAAATGACCGGTCTGGACCCTGACAACGACGTCATTATCGAAATGGCCACCATTGTCACCGACAGCAACCTCAACACCCTTGCCGAAGGCCCGGTCATTGCCATCCACCACAGCGATGAAGTGCTGGCCCGCATGGACGAATGGAACACCCGCACCCACGGCGGCAGCGGTCTGACCCAGCGCGTCAAGGACAGCACCACCAGCATGGCCGAGGCCGAGGCGCAAACCATTGCCTTCCTTGAGCAATGGGTGCCAAAAGGCAAGTCACCGATCTGCGGCAACAGCATCTGCCAGGACCGGCGTTTCCTGTACACCCACATGAAAACCCTCGAAAGCTACTTCCACTACCGCAACCTGGACGTGTCGACCCTCAAGGAGCTGGTTGCCCGCTGGGCTCCGGAAGTTCGCGACAGCCTGGTCAAAAAAGGGACGCACCTGGCGCTGGATGACATTCGCGAGTCGATCGCCGAGCTGCAGCACTACCGTAAGCACTTCATCAAGTTCTAA
- the rsgA gene encoding small ribosomal subunit biogenesis GTPase RsgA, with amino-acid sequence MAKRQLNRRQNWRIEKIQGERAARAAKRESSAVEALEGGDLGPEQLGLVIAHFGVQVEVEAQEGELKGQMFRCHLRANLPALVTGDTVVWRAGNQGIGVIVAQLPRKTELCRPDSRGQLKPVAANVDMIVIVFAPMPEPHANLIDRYLVAAEHAGIRPLLLLNKADLIDDQNAPALNALLGVYRQLGYPVLEVSAHHGNGMQQLQAQLDGHISVFVGQSGVGKSSLVNSLLPEVNLRVGPLSEISGQGTHTTTTARLFHFPGGGDLIDSPGIREFGLGHVSRADVEAGFIEFNDLIGRCRFRDCKHDREPGCALLMALEDGRVQQQRMNSYRSIIASLPESSY; translated from the coding sequence ATGGCCAAACGCCAGCTCAATCGTCGTCAGAATTGGCGCATCGAAAAGATCCAGGGCGAGCGCGCTGCACGCGCCGCCAAACGTGAATCCAGTGCCGTTGAGGCGCTTGAGGGCGGCGATCTGGGCCCCGAGCAGCTCGGCCTGGTCATCGCGCACTTTGGCGTACAAGTCGAAGTCGAAGCCCAGGAAGGCGAACTGAAAGGCCAGATGTTCCGTTGCCACCTGCGCGCCAACCTGCCCGCACTGGTCACCGGCGACACCGTTGTATGGCGCGCCGGCAATCAGGGCATCGGGGTAATCGTCGCCCAGCTGCCGCGTAAAACCGAGCTGTGCCGTCCGGACAGCCGTGGCCAGCTCAAGCCGGTCGCTGCCAACGTCGATATGATTGTGATTGTCTTCGCGCCAATGCCCGAGCCCCATGCCAACCTGATCGACCGTTATCTGGTGGCTGCCGAGCACGCCGGGATCCGCCCGCTATTGCTGCTCAACAAAGCCGACCTGATCGACGATCAAAATGCCCCGGCGCTTAATGCGTTGCTAGGTGTTTATCGACAGCTGGGGTACCCGGTGCTGGAAGTGTCGGCGCATCACGGCAATGGCATGCAGCAACTGCAAGCACAGCTGGATGGGCACATCAGTGTGTTTGTGGGTCAGTCCGGCGTGGGCAAGTCGTCCCTGGTCAACAGCTTGTTGCCAGAGGTCAACTTGCGGGTCGGGCCGCTGTCCGAGATTTCCGGGCAGGGCACGCACACCACGACCACCGCACGGCTGTTCCACTTCCCGGGCGGTGGCGACCTGATCGACTCCCCGGGTATTCGCGAGTTTGGTCTGGGGCACGTGAGCCGGGCTGATGTTGAAGCCGGGTTTATCGAGTTCAACGACCTGATCGGCCGTTGCCGCTTCCGCGATTGCAAACACGACCGCGAACCGGGCTGTGCACTATTAATGGCTCTGGAAGATGGCCGCGTACAGCAGCAGCGCATGAACAGCTACCGCTCGATCATCGCCAGCCTGCCCGAAAGCAGCTACTAA
- the motB gene encoding flagellar motor protein MotB, whose translation MENNQPIIIKRVKRYAAGHHGGAWKIAFADFATAMMAFFLVMWLMTAATPEQKIAIGGYFKDPIGFSESGTPYVIDLGGTPELAPEKTLNPEQTLQPQPDKVPLDAYQAESVADQVEKERLELLLQELQNKVEENPELRKFKDQLLFEIAPDGLRIQIMDAESRPMFDVGSARLKPYFEDILLALADTIKAVPNKVSISGHTDAAPYAGNGDFGNWELSANRANAARRALVAGSYPEAQVARVVGYASSQLFNKTNPLSPINRRIDIVVLTKKAQQAIEGEQGAPKAKAETPTTPIDPIVLPADQQPPPAHEERKKLNLFDDKAP comes from the coding sequence ATGGAGAACAATCAGCCAATCATCATCAAGCGCGTCAAGCGCTATGCCGCAGGCCATCACGGTGGTGCATGGAAAATCGCGTTCGCTGACTTCGCCACGGCGATGATGGCGTTTTTCCTGGTGATGTGGCTAATGACTGCGGCGACCCCAGAACAGAAAATCGCCATCGGCGGCTACTTCAAAGACCCGATCGGCTTCAGTGAGAGCGGCACGCCGTATGTGATCGACCTCGGCGGCACCCCCGAGCTGGCACCTGAAAAAACCCTTAACCCCGAACAAACGCTGCAGCCGCAACCGGACAAAGTGCCGCTCGATGCTTACCAGGCCGAAAGCGTGGCCGATCAGGTTGAGAAAGAGCGCCTCGAACTGTTGCTGCAAGAACTGCAGAACAAGGTTGAAGAAAACCCGGAGTTGCGCAAATTCAAGGATCAACTGCTGTTTGAAATCGCCCCGGACGGCCTGCGCATCCAGATCATGGATGCCGAGAGCCGGCCGATGTTTGATGTCGGCAGTGCGCGCCTGAAGCCGTATTTTGAAGACATTTTGCTGGCCCTGGCCGACACCATTAAAGCGGTGCCCAATAAAGTCAGTATCAGCGGCCATACCGATGCCGCGCCGTATGCCGGCAATGGTGATTTCGGCAACTGGGAGTTATCGGCCAATCGCGCCAATGCGGCGCGACGGGCGCTGGTGGCAGGCAGTTACCCAGAGGCACAGGTGGCGCGAGTCGTGGGGTATGCCTCGTCCCAATTGTTCAACAAAACCAACCCGCTGAGCCCGATCAACCGGCGCATCGACATTGTGGTGCTGACCAAAAAGGCCCAGCAGGCGATTGAAGGCGAGCAGGGCGCGCCCAAGGCCAAGGCTGAAACACCGACAACGCCGATTGATCCGATCGTATTGCCGGCCGACCAGCAGCCACCACCTGCCCATGAAGAGCGGAAAAAGCTGAATTTATTTGACGATAAGGCCCCGTAG
- the motA gene encoding flagellar motor stator protein MotA, giving the protein MAKIIGIIVVFASVLGGYVLSHGKIGALIQPFEVLIIGGAAFGAFLQANPGYMTLHVIKKSISMFGSRFSHAFYLEVLGLVYDILNKSRREGMMAIEGDIEDAAASPIFAKYPTVLKDERMTAFICDYLRIMSSGNMAPHELEGLFDMELYNLKEELDHPSHAVTGIADGMPGFGIVAAVLGIVVTMASLGEGDQAAIGMHVGAALVGTFFGILAAYGFFGPLATSLAHDAKEELNIYESIKASLVASASGMPPSLAVEFGRKVLYPKHRPSFSELEQVVRGR; this is encoded by the coding sequence ATGGCTAAAATTATCGGCATCATCGTCGTGTTCGCGAGCGTGCTCGGCGGTTACGTGCTTTCCCATGGCAAGATCGGGGCGCTGATTCAGCCATTCGAAGTCTTGATTATTGGCGGTGCGGCTTTCGGTGCGTTCCTGCAGGCGAACCCGGGCTACATGACCCTGCACGTGATCAAGAAATCCATCAGCATGTTCGGTTCGCGTTTTTCCCACGCGTTCTACCTTGAAGTGCTGGGCCTGGTTTACGACATTCTGAATAAAAGTCGTCGCGAAGGCATGATGGCCATCGAAGGCGATATCGAAGATGCAGCGGCCAGTCCGATCTTTGCCAAGTACCCGACCGTGCTTAAAGACGAACGCATGACGGCGTTTATCTGTGACTATCTGCGCATCATGTCGTCCGGCAACATGGCGCCCCATGAGCTTGAGGGGCTGTTCGACATGGAGCTGTACAACCTCAAGGAAGAGCTGGATCACCCGTCCCATGCGGTGACCGGTATTGCCGACGGCATGCCCGGGTTCGGTATCGTGGCCGCGGTGCTGGGGATTGTCGTGACCATGGCTTCGCTGGGTGAAGGCGATCAGGCCGCGATCGGCATGCACGTCGGTGCAGCCCTGGTGGGTACGTTCTTCGGGATCCTGGCCGCGTATGGCTTCTTCGGGCCGCTGGCGACTTCTCTGGCACACGATGCCAAGGAGGAGCTCAACATCTACGAATCGATCAAGGCCTCACTGGTGGCTTCCGCCTCGGGCATGCCGCCGTCGCTGGCGGTCGAATTCGGTCGCAAAGTGTTGTACCCCAAGCACCGGCCGAGTTTTTCCGAGCTGGAACAAGTGGTTCGCGGTCGCTGA